CGTACCAGCAGCAGGGCGGCAACTTCATGCTGGTCGGTGCCACGAGCATGGAGTCGTTCCTCCAGTACAACAGCTCGACGTACATGACACCCCTGATCTTCAACAATCGCGAAGATCCGACGTTCACCATCTTCGGACAGTCGTACGTGAGCGGATTCGGTACGTTGACGCTTCCGGACGGCACCATTGTCCAGCGTGGGCCGCGCATGTACCCGTTCACCACGGCCGGCATCGCCGCCATTGACTGGACGTCGGCGCCGACGAAGCACATCTACGCCCGGCAGCCGCAGATGTCGGTGGACCGCTCCCGGCTCTGCTCCGGCCTGAAGGGGCTCGTGCTCGACCCCGCGTTCAAGTCGAATCACCTGATCGGGCCGGGAGTCATCCCCGACACGATGTTCACCAACCCGGAGATCGACTGGCGCGACGAGGCGGCGGCGGCGGTCGACACGCTGAACCTGCTCGACCAGCAGGCCTTCGTGCACGATGCCGACGAGTTCTACGACACCAATATCAGCGGCACCCGCTCCTCGCCGATCCAGAAGCAGGAGTGCACCGGGCCGGAGTACGCGAACTCGAGCGTCCCGAATGGCCTGTGCGTCGAGCCGATGTTCACCGGCATCGCGCGCCTGGACTGGATGCGCGAGGTCCAGTTCGCGCGCGGCCGTACGGACTGGCCGCACAGCCGCTATGACGACGAGATGCTGGATGACGGGTGCGGGTCCATCGCCCTGACCTCGTGGGATGGCGTCGAGCGCTCCAGCGCGCGCACGAACGGCGAGATGTTCGGCTTCCTGTCGTACAAGACCGTGCCGACGAAGCAGTGGAAGGCTGCGGACATCTACTGGGGCTTCGACCCGTACCGTTTCGACCACAACGGTGCGAAGAAGGCGATCCGGTGGGCGCTCCAGTACTTCGGACTGCAGATCAACCAGTAGTGGCGGAGGGCGGGCCGCCCGAGCGGCCCGCCGTTCCCTGAAAGGCGGAACCTGATGATCCTCGGCTGGGATGGGATGCGGCGCTCGCTGGTGCTTGCTGCGCTGGCGGCGGTCTTGACGGTGGCAGCCCCCGCAATGGCGCAGACCCCGGTGGTGTCCTGCGGCGCGGACTCGCTCTACCTGTTCTCGCCGGAGACGATCGGGATGAAGCTGGCGACGAGCGGTCGCTCGGGGCTGACCCTGACCTGGCCCGATCTCGACCCCAATCTGGCTACCTGTTTCGCGCTCACCGATGAAGAGGGACTTGGCTTCACGGTGGAAGCGACCGGCGGTTTCGGCGATCGGGTCGATCGCCAGTTGCTGTTCACGGCGACCGGTGCCGGCACCATCGGTGGCGCCGAGGCGCGGAATCTCATCGTCAGCTGGTCTTCGGAGGGCTCGAGCGCCTACGGGCGCCTGGCCGGCGTGCTCAACCTGTCGGACAACGGCGGCTTCTGGAACTGGGACGATGCGGCGAGCAGCTGGAACCAAACGAACGACAATCTGCCGATGAGCTGGCGGGCCGCAAACTGCGTGGCGATGGGGCGCGGCAGCGATGGTGTGCTGATCGCCGGCATGACGCGCGGCTCCGCGCTGCAGGCCGACCCGGCCGGGTTGTATCGCCTTCAGGCTGGCGCGTGGACGCGCCTGGCCGCCGACGTGTTCGACGGTGCGAACCTGATCACGCAGGTTGCCGTCTCGCCGGCCAACAGCAACCACTTTGCGGTCGGTACCAACACGCGCGGGCTCTATGTCACCCAGGACGGCGGCCAGACCTTCACGAACTGGACGAGCCAGCTTGCGCCGCTGAGTACGCCGCCGAACAACTTCCGGGTGTCGGCCATGGAATGGACGACCAGCCGGCTGGTTGTCGCCATCACGAGCTTCGGGGTGTTCGTTTCCGATGACGACGGCGTCGGCTTCGACGCATCGACGTTCCTGGTGCCCGTGGCCCCGGGCGGCGTGAATGTGGATCCCCCCATCGTCAACGGCCTGGCTTCCGATCCGGCGAATCCGAACCGGCTGGTGGCGGCCCTCCAGAATCACGGCACCTGGGAGTCGGTGGACGGGGGCCTCAGCTGGTCGGACCTTTACGGCAACCTCAACGTCGTCGACCCGGAGACACCCGGCTCCTGGGTTCACAACGGGGGAGCGGTGGCCATCGTCGCCGGGGCGCCGGCGACCATCGTCGTCGGACTGATCCAGGAAGGCATCTATCGGACCACGGACGGCGGCGTCACCTGGTCGCCGGCAACCATCGACTGGGCGACGCTGCCGCTCGACCAGCAGCCGACACCGGTCCAGCTCCTGAAGTACACCTTCGCAAACGTGCCGGGACGGCCAGGCACGCTGGCCCTGTACGCCGATACGCACGGCCTGCTGATGAGCAACGACAGCGGCGCCACGTGGACCTATTCGGGCAACCAGCCGGCGCTCGACCAGTGCGTTGCCATGCTGCCCGGGCCCGGGACCGGCGATCTGATCCTCGGGAGCTGGGGCGGCGGGCTGTATCAGGTCGGCAGTCCCCTGGAACTCCGGGATACCTACACCACCGACACCACGTCAAACCTGCGCTCGCTCAACCTCGGGTTGTTCATGACGTTCGGCGCCGGCGCCGCCGCCCAGGGCGACATCTTCAGGGTCAAGGCCCAGACCTTCCAGGGCTGGGCGGTCTGGCGTTCCTCGCAGGCCGACCCCGACAACATGACCCTGGTCGGCCTCTACGACCGCGTGAACCCCGAGGACTGCATCGTCGGCTACTGCGGCAACGAGAACTACGAGATCGTCCCGCGCTGCTACGCGGCGAAGCGGGCCGCCTGCTTCGACTTCAGCACCCCGGACTCGGTCCGCTTCTTCGACGACGAGATCTACAACGGTTTCGGTTACAACTATGCGGTCAGCAGCTTCGACTACGGCAACACTGCGCTGGCCTCGCCGGAGAACAACTCGGCGTCGCTGATCTTCTCGCCGCGCTGGCTGGGAGACGCCGGTTCGCCGTTCCCGGGTGCAGGCAATCGCAGCTTCATCGAGGTGAACGAAGCGGCGGCCGCACCCACCGAGGACGAAGAGATCTACGCGTTCCCCAACCCGGTGCGCCGCGGGGCCGGATTCCCGGGTGACGAGGGTGAACGCGTGGCGTTCACCAATCTGCCGCCCGGTTCGCGCGTCCGCGTTTTCACCGCAGCGGGCGACGACGTCAACGACCTCGGCCCTGACCAGCAGTCCGGTGCGCAGATCTACTGGGACACCGACAACCACGAAGGCGAGTCCGTGGCTCCTGGCGTCTACCTGTACAAGGTCGAGATGCCGGAACGTTCGCCTTATTGGGGACGCGTCGTCGTCATTCGCTGACATCCGAGTCCGAAGGAGGCGGGGGTGAGCCGGGGCGGCCCCCGCCTGCATGCGACAGGCCCCCGGCACCACTGTGACGCGCGCCCGCGCGGACCATCCGGTCCCCGGCACGGCGGTCCCGTTCCCGCCGCGGCGCCCTCACGACAGCGACAATCCTGGAGAAGAACATGAGCAGCATGAGGGTCTATTTCTTCGGTGGCAGCCAGGCCGACGGCAACGCCGGCATGAAGAACCTGCTGGGCGGCAAGGGCGCCAACCTGGCCGAAATGGTCAACCTGGGCGTTCCCGTGCCTCCTGGTTTCACGGTCACCACCGAGCAGTGCATCGCCTACCAGCAGTCGCACGAGCTCTCGCCCGAGCTCAAGGCCGACGTGAAGGCTGCCCTCGCACGCGTCGAGAAGGTGATGGAGCGCAAGTTCGCCGACGCCTCCGATCCGCTCCTGTTCTCCGTGCGCTCCGGCGCCCGCGTGTCGATGCCCGGCATGATGGACACCGTGCTGAACCTCGGCCTGAACGACCAGACCGTCGAGGGCCTGGCCGCCCGCAGCGGTGCCCCGCGTTTCGCCTACGACAGCTATCGCCGCCTGCTGCAGATGTACGGCGACGTCGTGATGGGCGTCGAGAGCGAGCACTTCGAGAACGCGATCTACGCTCTCAAGGAGAAGCGGAAGGTCCAGCTCGATACCGAATTGAGCGTCGACGATCTCAAGGGCCTGATCGCCACGTTCAAGGGCCTGATCGAGAAGCATGCCGGCAAGCCCTTCCCGACCGACCCGTACGAACAGCTGTGGGGCGGCATCCGCGCGGTCTTCGAGAGCTGGAATGCCAAGCGCGCGATCGAGTACCGCCGCATCAACAGCATCCCCGCCGACTGGGGCACGGCCGTCAATGTGCAGGCGATGGTGTTCGGCAACCTGGGCGATACCTCGGCCACCGGTGTTGCGTTCACGCGCGATCCCTCGAGCGGCCGCAAGATCTTCTACGGCGAATTCCTGATCAACGCGCAGGGCGAGGATGTCGTGGCCGGCACCCGGACGCCGCAGCAGCTGAACATCGCCGGCCGTGAATGCCTGCCGGAAGGCAACGAGGCGCGCAACCTGCCCACGCTCGAGGAGGCCATGCCTGCCGCCTACAAGCAGCTGGACGAGATCCGCACCCGCCTCGAGATGCACTACAAGAACATGCAGGACATCGAATTCACCATCCAGGACGGCCGCCTCTGGATGCTGCAGACGCGCAACGGCAAGCGCACCGGCATGGCTGCGATCCGCATTGCGGTCGAGTTGCAGGCCGAGGGTGTCGTGACGCAGGACGAGGCGCTGCTCCTGGTCGAGCCGGCGCACCTGGACCAGATGCTGCACGACCAGATCGACCCGACGGCAAAGTTCAATGTGCTCGGAACCGGCCTGCCCGCCTCGCCCGGCGCGGCGCAGGGCATCGTGGTGTTCAGCGCCGAGGATGCCGTTCAGTTGGCCGCCGCAGGCAAGCGCGTGCTGCTGGTGCGCAAGGAAACGAGCCCGGAGGATATCGCCGGCATGAACGTGGCGCAGGGGATCCTCACGGCGCGCGGCGGCATGACCAGCCACGCGGCCGTGGTGGCCCGCGGCATGGGCAAGCCCTGCGTGGCCGGCTGCGGCACGCTGTTCGTCGACTCGGCGAAGGGCGAGATGACCATCGCCGGGAAGTCGTTCCACCAGGGTGACTGGATCACCATCAACGGGACGAACGGCGCCGTCATCGAGGGACAGCCGGCACTGGTGCCGCCGCACCTGGACGACCCGAACCTGCAGAAGATCATGGACTGGGCCGATGCGACGCGCCGCCTGAAGGTGCGAACGAACGCCGACACGCCGCACGATGCGCAGCAGGCGCGCGAGTTCGGTGCGCAGGGCATCGGCCTGTGCCGCACCGAGCACATGTTCTTCGGCGAGGACCGCATCATGAAGATGCGCGAGATGATCCTGGCCGACACCGTCGAGGCGCGCCGCGCCGCGCTGGCGAAGATGAAGCCGATGCAGCAGGCCGACTTCGAGGGCATCTTCCGCGCCATGGACGGCCTGCCGGTCACGATCCGGCTGCTGGACCCGCCGCTGCACGAGTTCCTGCCGCAGGCCGAGGAGGACATGAAGTTCCTCGCGGGCGAGATGAAGGTGCCGTTCGAGGCCGTGAAGCGGAAGACCGAGAGCCTGCACGAGATGAATCCCATGCTGGGGCATCGCGGCTGCCGGCTGGGCATCACGTACCCGGAGATGTACGAGATGCAGGTCGAGGCGATCATCGCCGCCGCTGCGGCCGTGAAGAAGGCCGGCGTCGATGTGCGCCCGGAGATCATGATCCCGCTGGTGGGCACCCGCCGCGAACTGGCCGACCTGCGGGCGATGACCGTGCGCGTGGCGGACGAGGTGCTTGCGGCCGCGGGCATCAAGGTGGCGTACCTGGTCGGGACGATGATCGAGGTGCCGCGCGCCGCGCTCATGGCGCACGAGCTGGCAGAGGTGGCCGACTTCTTCAGTTTCGGCACCAACGACCTGACGCAGATGACCTTCGGTTACAGCCGTGACGACGCCGGCGTGTTCCTGCCGGAGTACGTGAAGCAGGGCATCCTGCCGAGCGACCCGTTCCAGCAGCTCGACCAGAGCGGCGTCGGACAGCTCGTGGAGATGGCGGCGGACAAGGGCCGTCGCACCAACCCGCACCTGCACCTGGGCATCTGCGGGGAGCACGGCGGCGATCCCAGCTCGGTGGCCTTCTGCCACAAGGTCGGGCTGGACTATGTGAGCTGCTCGCCGTTCCGCGTGCCCATCGCGCGGCTGGCGGCGGCGCAGGTCGTGGTCCGGGAAAAGAGCCGGTAAGCGAGGAAGACCATCTTGGCCATCCAATGGTCCGTACCGGTCTGGGTGTGGCCCCTGCTGCTTGTCGTAGCGGCAGGGGCCATCGTTTGGACCGTGGTCGTGTACGGGCGCACGCGGCCGTCGCCCGGGCCGCGGCTGCGACGGGTGCTCATCACCCTGAGGGCCACGGCGCTCACGCTGCTGGTGGCTGCCGTCGCCGCTCCGGTGACGTCATGCCTGCGTCCGCGCCTGCAACCGGCGGAGCTGGTGTTCGTGGTCGAGGACTCGGCCAGCATGAACCTCGGCGACGATCCGGGCGCCGCTGCCGATTCCACTGTGGACGAGGTGGCGACCTCCCGCTGGCAGAGGGCCCTTGCCGCCACGGCGACCATCGACTCGTTGTTCGACGCTCTTCATCCCTCGGTGAAGCGCTCCTACGTGCGCGGCAACGGCCTGCAACCGCTGCAGGATTTCTCGCCCGCCGACGCCGCAATCCCTTGCCCTTCGCGCCACGGGACATCGCTGGCCGCGCTGGCGCGCCGTGTTCGCGAACGGGTGGCGGGCCGCCCGGTGCGCGCGGTCGTGCTCGTCAGTGACGGCGCCGAGACCGAGCAGGGCGACCGTGTCGATGCGCTGGCCAACGCCGCGGCGGCGCTGCCTCTGCGCGTGGCGGGAGTCGGTCCGGTCGACGGGCCGCCCGACCGGGCCGTCGTTGACGTGCGGCATCCGCCGGTGGCCTATGCCGGTGACGAGGTCATCGTCGAGATGGCGGTGGCGCAGCGCGACGTTCCGGCTGGCCTCGTGGCGCCGCTCATCGTGACCCTGCGCGATGAACAGGGCGTGGTGGCGGCCGATACGGTGTCTGCTTCGGGGCCGGTCGTACCGGTGGCGCTGTCGTTCAGGCCGCGTGGCGAAGGCCTGCAGGCACTGCGGCTGGAGGCGTCGCCGCTGGTCGCCGAGCGGTACCTCGAGAACAACCACGCGTCATTCGCCGTTGACGTCCGGCGCGACCGGGCACGGGTCCTGGTCATCGCCTCGACCCCGGGCTGGGATGTGCGTTTCCTGGCCCTGGCGGCCGCCGGCGAGCGTCGGCTCGCCCTGACGGTGGCCTATCCGACAGCAGGCGGCCTGGTCCTTGCGGACAGCCTGCAGCCGTGGCAGCCGCCGCAGACGGCAGCGGGCTGGGGGCGCTGGGATGCGGTGGTGCTGACCGGCTGGTCGGGAACCGGGGCAAGGCTGGACTGGGTCTCGCTGGGAAAGGCCGTGGAGGACGGGCTGGGCCTGCTGGTCCTGCCTTCGGCAACAGCGGCACCCGGCGGCCAGGCGGCCGGGAATGCGCCTCCGGCGGCGCTGTCCGCCCTGCTGCCGGTGGAGACGGCGCCCTGGTCGTGGGAACTGGGAAACCGCTTCGCGACCATCACTGACGACGGAGCCGTGCACCCGGTGCTCGAAGGAATCGGCAATGCGGCGGCGGGCACG
Above is a genomic segment from bacterium containing:
- a CDS encoding exo-alpha-sialidase — its product is MILGWDGMRRSLVLAALAAVLTVAAPAMAQTPVVSCGADSLYLFSPETIGMKLATSGRSGLTLTWPDLDPNLATCFALTDEEGLGFTVEATGGFGDRVDRQLLFTATGAGTIGGAEARNLIVSWSSEGSSAYGRLAGVLNLSDNGGFWNWDDAASSWNQTNDNLPMSWRAANCVAMGRGSDGVLIAGMTRGSALQADPAGLYRLQAGAWTRLAADVFDGANLITQVAVSPANSNHFAVGTNTRGLYVTQDGGQTFTNWTSQLAPLSTPPNNFRVSAMEWTTSRLVVAITSFGVFVSDDDGVGFDASTFLVPVAPGGVNVDPPIVNGLASDPANPNRLVAALQNHGTWESVDGGLSWSDLYGNLNVVDPETPGSWVHNGGAVAIVAGAPATIVVGLIQEGIYRTTDGGVTWSPATIDWATLPLDQQPTPVQLLKYTFANVPGRPGTLALYADTHGLLMSNDSGATWTYSGNQPALDQCVAMLPGPGTGDLILGSWGGGLYQVGSPLELRDTYTTDTTSNLRSLNLGLFMTFGAGAAAQGDIFRVKAQTFQGWAVWRSSQADPDNMTLVGLYDRVNPEDCIVGYCGNENYEIVPRCYAAKRAACFDFSTPDSVRFFDDEIYNGFGYNYAVSSFDYGNTALASPENNSASLIFSPRWLGDAGSPFPGAGNRSFIEVNEAAAAPTEDEEIYAFPNPVRRGAGFPGDEGERVAFTNLPPGSRVRVFTAAGDDVNDLGPDQQSGAQIYWDTDNHEGESVAPGVYLYKVEMPERSPYWGRVVVIR
- a CDS encoding pyruvate, phosphate dikinase produces the protein MSSMRVYFFGGSQADGNAGMKNLLGGKGANLAEMVNLGVPVPPGFTVTTEQCIAYQQSHELSPELKADVKAALARVEKVMERKFADASDPLLFSVRSGARVSMPGMMDTVLNLGLNDQTVEGLAARSGAPRFAYDSYRRLLQMYGDVVMGVESEHFENAIYALKEKRKVQLDTELSVDDLKGLIATFKGLIEKHAGKPFPTDPYEQLWGGIRAVFESWNAKRAIEYRRINSIPADWGTAVNVQAMVFGNLGDTSATGVAFTRDPSSGRKIFYGEFLINAQGEDVVAGTRTPQQLNIAGRECLPEGNEARNLPTLEEAMPAAYKQLDEIRTRLEMHYKNMQDIEFTIQDGRLWMLQTRNGKRTGMAAIRIAVELQAEGVVTQDEALLLVEPAHLDQMLHDQIDPTAKFNVLGTGLPASPGAAQGIVVFSAEDAVQLAAAGKRVLLVRKETSPEDIAGMNVAQGILTARGGMTSHAAVVARGMGKPCVAGCGTLFVDSAKGEMTIAGKSFHQGDWITINGTNGAVIEGQPALVPPHLDDPNLQKIMDWADATRRLKVRTNADTPHDAQQAREFGAQGIGLCRTEHMFFGEDRIMKMREMILADTVEARRAALAKMKPMQQADFEGIFRAMDGLPVTIRLLDPPLHEFLPQAEEDMKFLAGEMKVPFEAVKRKTESLHEMNPMLGHRGCRLGITYPEMYEMQVEAIIAAAAAVKKAGVDVRPEIMIPLVGTRRELADLRAMTVRVADEVLAAAGIKVAYLVGTMIEVPRAALMAHELAEVADFFSFGTNDLTQMTFGYSRDDAGVFLPEYVKQGILPSDPFQQLDQSGVGQLVEMAADKGRRTNPHLHLGICGEHGGDPSSVAFCHKVGLDYVSCSPFRVPIARLAAAQVVVREKSR